The window TGTCGTGTGAACATGACTGAAGATGCGAAAAGCAGAGGAACAGACGAACTGAATCACCTAAGTGAGTCATTTACACCGGAAATGCTCTGAGTGATTCAAACTCAAACTTGTGACTTTGATCATTCAGTTCAAACTATTCAAAAGAGCCATTCATTTAAGAATTTCAACATCACTTGTACGTTTAATGATGGGTGAAACCGAGCTTTTTCAAAACTCCTAATGTGTTAAACCATTGCGTCACAAAATAATTCACTGTTTTGAAGCACTCCAATCAGATAGCGTATTgcgaatcttttgattcagattggaatatatattttttaatttattatttatagagCAGTACAAAACATCAAACCATTAGGGCAGTACagttataaaaagaaaaaaatattacaaatacaaatcccttaagaaaattaaccatggttttattagtaaaagtgtagtaacaaataccatggttaaactacaCAGAAACCAAGACGGCAGAAAGCACACCGTTTGTTTTCTTTACTTTACAAAAGGGTTTTGTAgcgttttgttgttattgttggtGTCTTACTCGCATGACCAAAATGACGGAGGTCATTTTTCTTTTGTCAATACATGGAGCAGCtgtgaaaatacaataatttttacCCATCAACAAAAGTAAGCTAAATCTagcttatttattgtttttatctgTTTCctaaacaaaattacaaaatgaaaatCAAACTGTTTCTCATTTCTCTTTTTAATTAGAAAATCAAATGACCAGAAGGTACAAGGACCATGACTACAACGCTtactttaatgaaaaaataaaaataaacagccaGTAGTCTTCAGTTTACTTCTCGTATTTGCTAGATTACACAAATCGCTGATCGCATTGCATAGAATAAAACCGCACAAGCCCCTGAGTACGCGGTGACGTCATCAATATTTTAATTCGTTTTCCCGGAAGTGAAAGACCGTAGAAGATCGGCTATTTAGAGGATCGTTTTGTTGACAGCTAAGTTAATAGCACATAGGTGACCCCAACACAACAATCACAAACTAAAAGCCAGAGACTTCAGATTTAGATAGCATGATTATTATATGAAACGGAGCCGCGAGATGAAGTGTTGCTACAGTAACATGCCGCCATTGCGGTTCTTTGTGTGACATTGGCGTTGTGCGTCACTCACCGCGTAAACGCGAAGTACATGAGGCTGAGCACGGTGCATGTGAGCAGGGTGATGGTGTGAGGCTTGTAGAAGAAGTCGATGGTGATATCCTCCACCTGCTGCTCGTTGATCATGCGGAAATGCATCCTGTAGTTCACATCATCTTTACTCAGGGTCCTAGAACCGTACGCGGACGCCATGCTCTTTTCTCTCTGTCCTGGCTTCACCTTTGATCTGCCGTGATGTTAGcggctctctctccctctctggcGTCTGCTGCGCGAATGCAACCCGGATGACGGCCATGCATGTGTGCAATCCGGCTCCTAATACATGCACAACACAACCAGCTGCTCGGGGAGAGCGATGCATGCACGGAGCGGAAAAATGGCACACGCTTTCGGGGAAAACAGACAATTCCTGCATTTTCATTGGTTTGCATGCAGTGCTAGGCGTGCAGCCGGTATGGCAAGCCGAAAGGGTCAAAACGTGCAGCGGCGCTAGAGCTTCTCACGCGCTGAAGGTCACGCTGTTGTGTTGAGTGTCATTTGCACCAACAGTGGCAAACGTGGCATTGAGCTTTCCTCAGTCatacagtggccccaaaaagCAGACAAAAGTGCACgcgatttttaaaaaagtttgcaCATAAAAATAGcaccttttggaaaaatatcattacaattatCTCCAGTTGCATGAgagtctatttatttttattttgcatggaAAGGACTGCGGCAACATCTCTAATTTCAAAACCAACTATCTTTTTCTCAGATGTTTTGTTTGTAAGTgtgtttctttacaataaataatttgatattCGTATCTAATGCAATGGACTGAAATGTCCAAATACATTTCAAAGTCTTTGTAGCTGTTTATTTTTTGATCGTGGTGAGAGGTAGCTATATTTGATGTTGCATAAAATTCTGCAAACCACTAGACATACATGTAAAGTATTGTGTGCCTTGAGAAtctgaagagtttatttgcaaaaacagagtacagtagagacactttctgctttagatgctgaaatgaagtgatttgtcacatgatatttcttttgcttgtgtactaaaatatcataaattgatAATAGCCAGAAGTAGTTTATATTTTCCACAATTGGCTCATAAACATGAGGTGCATttttgtctcaactgtacccatATGGTGTACAGTTGAGGCACCCATTCTTAATGCTCTAAAGCTggcaaatgtaataaatgacaaaattacagtttgaaataattagtttacaaataaatttatttatttgctttatttaattcaaattcagatAAACAAAATaggaacaaatatttaacactaGAAAATATAtgacagtacagtaaaaataacaataaacataCCTGTATATTCTATAACCCTAAACCTATGCATCACTCGAAAcgttctgcatttttacattttcaatcattctgtatgatttataagcttgtttcatcaCGGGGACCTAAAAAATATTCCCATAAGGTtagaatttactggtattactatacttGTGGGTACATTTGGTAATaccagtacacaaacacacacagcctctgtatgcattttattttctatgattGAACTGTTACTGTACACAGTACATAGCAATATATAAagggtgtctcaactgtacccatATTACCAcctttatttcttaaaatgctATGTAATCCATTTAACTTTTATGTTTGAAAATGTCCATTAATAATAGACAGttgaaatatcattttttaacagaatttttgtagcatatgtgtaaatgtgacttttatcCTATTACCATAACACTGTACAACtaaacatcatttattcattttcataaatcgtgttttttgtgttatcatgtttttattgtgttagttagctttacttgttttagttattattatttaatcaaaataacccaactgcagtttgattgaaattaaaatgcatatatataataggataaatatatatatatatatatatatattttttttttttttgagttatctgtttttgcaaatgaactgtTCGACTGTTGTGGTtggtttttgtattttaacacCTCCTGAACATCATACGTCTTTAGGTCAGCAGAAGCTGCGGTTTTTACTAAAGAACTCACTCACAAGCACAAGCCACAACAGCAAATGTGTTTCACAGCAAGATGTTATAATCAAACCCTGCGTTcttgtacactctcagaaataaaggtacaaaagctgtcactgcggcggtaccttttcaaaaggtacaggTTTGTatctaaagggtccattttggtaccttaaagatacacattagtacttaaagtgtacatatttgaacttaataggtacaaaagtgtaccttttgaaaagataccagtgacagcttttgtacctttatttctgagagtgtactgtCAGTTTGATTATGTTAAACTTAtcacaaaaccaacaaaaataataaataattaatttgcagTTAAAACTAAATGGTCTctctatataaatatagatggaatgctttatatatatatatatatatatatatatattagtggtgggcatagattaattttttaatctagattaatctcactgtaatcttggaattaatctagattaatctagattaaaatggctcatttgaattctgccaagtagataagtaaacaactagcagtcatcaagaatttaatattgataataacattgaagacattgtatgattattccttaaagataaggttttaatagttttagtagtagtagcctattacattctgcccaatgtcttcaagtgaaaccgaacttttattttgacgggttgccatgaggatagtttttctcaaatgaaacgctcgaatgctcatgaagtgactctcagagcagttctggagatgttgtttgtgtatttatgtcctcatttagtgagacgacagacgttaatatcgccgcaagcgtcacgcggtcttctgtatgagtagtgaacaccccgtgcgtctgcgccatacattaacacagagacacacagaagtcatatttaaatagacgttttgcttaatatttacaaataggagtgggagtgtgctcacttgtgtgtgcttacgtttgtttgtttgtttgtgtgtgtgtgtgtgtgtgtgtgtgcgaaccggggcggaactccgctgtgcgcgcgatacagagagcgcgaccatgtaaggTAGAGACAgcaatgacttgccgatttccattgggaagcttcttaaaaataaattttcctgaagcaaacccgcggcttcatagctgcatccatgttagcacgcatacacacaggttcaagactcgttctcgccccctacagtgcaattcagctaggtatacatccgctaaaatatcaggtgaaagtcatcatagcttgcgtagtatagacccagctcccaacccaactttgagaatagattaacggcgatatttttttatcgcccgataagagtctcacgttaacgcagcacgttaacgccgataacggcccaccactaatatatatatatatatgtatgtatgtatgtatgtataataaatgtgaCAGCACcaatatatatacttatatagaaagttcaaaatatatactgtatgtgtgtgtgtgcgtgcgtatatatatatatttatatattagtgctgtcccatttattatacatacatatatatatatatatatatatatatatatatatacacacacacatacagtatatattttgaaaatatttacgtgtatttacatgtatatatttatattcatataatatctattatataaatatatttattatatacacataacatattttttcttaaatatatatatgcatgtgtgtgtatttatatatacataataaatatacacagtacacacgtacattatgtaaacaaaaacttttattttggatgcgattaatcgcgattagtcgtttgacagcactatatactatactatatttaatactatatatatatatatatatatatataatacattagcTTGACTGATTGCACAAACAGATGATGAGAGGTAAACAGTACTCAGTACTTTAATAGTGAGCAAATGCATAGAAATAGCAATTTACAGCGCATTCATCCTAAACATTTGATCTATTCACACGTTcgtgggaatcgaacccatgaccctGACACTGCAGCACCAGCTGAGCTACAGAAAAAGGCATTAAACAAGCATTTATATGCACATTAATACACATTAAGGTCATTTTTCCTCGATCTCACCCGTCTGATCAAACGTCTTGCTTGATGGTGATCAAGGGCTGCGTTGAAACAAAGACAAATGAAAGAGATCTGAGTGCGTTTGAACGTTGTTCagcatgttttgttgttttcaaaCTGAATGTTAAATTACCAGAGTGTTGAAGTGAGATCGGCACACGGCTTTACTCTCCCAGTAGATCAGAATCACAGCCAGAATCAGCTCAAACCCACACAACACACCGATCACCACCTTCAGCCCCACAAACATGTTTCTCTGGAGAAAAGCAAGTCAATCAGTGACGATATCCACAATGACAACATCAGTTCAGAAGTGTGTCCAAATGCCTGTTTGCTGTAACGTACCCTTGTGTTGTCATCTGGGCTGTTATTctgtaaaatcaaataaatgaatgagatGTATGGACATTGGTGCAACTCTGGTTTCAATAAGATATGAAGTTATGAACAATCACAAATTACATCATTCCATCTTCCGCCTTCCAATAACGAACAGATAACCATAGCTGCGATTGACCAGAAAAGGCTGATAATGTTGAATATGAAGGACAGCTTCACCTTTCAGAACAAGAAGATAAATCATTAAATTCAGtcatgattaaaaaaagattatgaacaatatttgaTCGCTCACCACAGGCATGAATGGAGAATGTCCAGCTGCAAATGTCAGAATGCCACTGGCaatgaactaaaaataaatagttaaaacaCAGATTTAGTATCATCTTGAATGTTCAGAGGCTGTCTGAgagatgtgtgtgtttacacTGAAGAATGAGCTGTGATAAATGCAGACAGGTTCTCACCAGGGCACTAGGTAGGATGTACATTAGATGATACGGACTGTATTCAAGAGTAATGAGGCTGCCTATGCAGATCACAAACACCCCGATGCTGAGCTGAGCCGCCTGGAACcacaaataacaataacaaaacaatcTGAGATCACCATATGTTTTTCATGAAAAACctggataatttttttttttaaatattcaaaaatatacaaaaaatggccaataatatttttgctaatatgttgcaaaatatatttatgtaaatatattttctactaATATGGCTTTGGTCactttttgtatatttacattttttttttttttttaaatatgaatatataaatttttttaaagcatgcatgccctctatttatatatttcatatataaatatatgtatatgtatatgtatatgtatatatatatatatatatgtatatgtatatgtatatttcaattcaagaaaatgcattcattcagtcacatttgaagaaaaaagtaatacattatgaaatatattttgggtATATGAAGGTTGAAACTAAATATAGTTTATTGAGCTTCTCATGACAcatatttagcatatttttaaaatagatttttcagATTCTGCATTATTTCTAGGTGActaatgaaatgtaaataaatgaacgtcattgatcatgtgactctgtaCTCAGATTTGAAACTCAAGATGATTATTAGATCATCTCAAATCATACACcctcagaaaaaaaaggtacaaagcaGTCAGTGGGCTTGTTAAGCATACgtctttgtaccttatttactgCTACGTATTAGAACCTTAACGAtgcatatgaattattttaaaagtgttttacaaatatattaatacttTAAAGTACTTAGCTTATGAAAGGGTACCACTAGTGTACCagtgttttgtacctttttgtCAGATCATCAGGTTTAGTTCATGCAGCGCCAgtaaaacagacacacactaaACACTAAGAGCTTCTCGTGTTTTTAAATTCAACTTTttactaataataatgtgtaatgAAAGAAATTCTTCAACTGAAACTGAAAGAAGCATTTTCACATCTGCTCTCAGACTTTCGGCCCTcattgagtttatatcacagAGTCAGTAGTATgcatatatttgtaataatttcaaATGATAACATGTAAATGCTCATGTGATGGAATCAGGGTCacaaatcaaccaaaaataCCACTGAAACTGACTAGTGCCCCAGATAAAAATCTCCCGTACTGAATTCCTGTCGATTTTCTCTGACATCTGATATTTTCTGTGTGCAgatattaaactgaaactaaactctaaaaaaaacacatgcataatgttatgcattttaacgTTGCACGCACCCCGAGTTCCTTTGGCCGTCCTTTAAGAAAGACCTTGTAAGTGTCTTTGAAGACGCAGGTGAATTTCTCGGGCATCAGCTGGCCGTCTCTCGTGTTCCTGAGGTTTCCCAGAGGAATGCTGATGACCATACAGTCATCCGGCTTAAACGTGTAGCGCATCTCTGTCTGTCGAAACAACACACATCTCAAACGTTCATCCAGTAACATTAACAGAAGcgatctggtctttaataacgTTCTCAACATCAGCacaaaaatgctatttaaacaTCATTCATGGAAGGTTtttatttcatacatttttcatttgtataGCCTACTCAGCCaacgttttttaaatgttacttaaacgctgctacatttttaaaaagttattactTACTAGTTTTCCTACTAGCTGTTCACAAAATGCGGTCTGTAAttgaaaaagaagagaaaagtcaaagttatgaacactttaacatgaatatgaatgaaCTTTAATAAcgttagcacaaaaacatttatacatcattCAAAACTTGAGACTTTGAGAATTATAAACAAGTCAAAGTTATAAACAAACGTTCATTCCAAGTTATCTGGCCTTCAATAACGTTCTCAAAATGTTAGCACAAAAAAAACGTTATTTATGTATCATTCATGGAACATTTTCatcttaaatgtttttactcatctaacttttttaaaaatgttacttaaatgttgctactttttaaatgtaactttaacGTTATTCAAATGTTACTGTTTACTTGTTTCTAAAAGTAGaattcccataatgtttgcaaaattctaaaatgtaacatttcctTTAACAATAATGCTGTAACATTGTCTTCACTAACGTTCGCAGAAACAAGAAACAAGTTTCAAAACATTCTATTTCTCGAATTAATTTACCAATATTCTGCAgttcaaatgtttgtttaaggagtaaaaaaaaaaacatcattaaagaggttaaaatgttataaatgagtCTGAGCATCGGTGGTGTTAGTTTGGGTTAAAATAACCGTCAGTCAGTTGCTTCCTTCTTGAAACTCTCATCTCACTCCACTCATCATTTTAGACATACATGTACTAACCATGTTGggattttattcaacaaagtatGAAAAGTGAGTCAACCCACCCCAAGCCCACCCACACTTTACAGAACCCCCAGAGAGAGCGTTTCATCTGTGTGTACAGGAAGTCTGGGGCAAATCCAGCAATTtataatacagtaaataaacagAGATTCATTTCTCTGAAAGAtctaataacacacacacacacacacacacagatcctGAGGTCTCGATAGCAAACCAGCAGCCAAATTCTATCAATCTCTGAATCTCACTCTGTTCATCTAGAAGCGTATAAGGTTCTGTTGTTTTAGTGTTAAAATGTCTTACCAGCTGAAGAGTGAACTGAAGTCCAGATGAAAGTGTGATGCAGGGTTGTCTGTTCTGATAGCAGAAGTTTCTTTGAGAAGCGCAGCTTCATCACTTCTCACATCACAGTTCctccttttctctttcttttttttgaccAACCACATGAAAGTGGCTTTTTGggtatcaaaaaaaaaaaaaaaaacactgaagtgACACCATGATCTTCTCTCCACTATAACACGGAAGGCAGACTCAACTCGGTAAGACACTCAGTAACTTTgcatttatctgtatttttatagACATTTTATAGAATATATTCAGAAGATTATGTAGGATTGATTGAACATTAAAGCCAGAACTgtgtatgaaattaaaatggttGGTGATTGAAAGGAAGAACATTGTAAGATTGCTAAACGAGAtgcatgaatgtattttaatgagGGTTTCATGCATGTTTACAACTTATGTTCAATTCATATTGTGTTTTATATGCTTTTGCCCAACATTTGATTTCTTGGATTacaatatttatgaaatatcCAACAAAAAGCAGAACCAAATgtactttctattttgtgaaatCTCTTTGGCATTGTAAACAAAATCAgatgcagatttatttaaattgaatcAAATTGGCTGTACAAATCATTGCAACTTAAATTATATTAGACTGACTatttattaaactgaaattttattaaagttatagaaaaatatatgtTGACCTATTTCTTGGAATATaataaatttcaatttagtgAAATATACAACAGAAAGCACAtgcaaatgcagttttttttcttgtaaaaatctctgaatacattgtaaaaaaaaaaaatcaattgcaactttttaagtatgtttaacttttaaacttttttgaatttttaaaatatgcaactttttttttttttacgttgaATCAAATAGACTATACAAGTCACTGCAAGGTAAATTAAACTGATTtgttaaactgaaattaaattttatgagTCTCTTTGGCATTTGGATTAAGTTGAATCAAATTGGCTGTACAAATCATTGCAACTTAAATTATATTAGACTGACTTTttattaaactgaaattttattAGTTAAAGTAATGGAAAAACATGTTGACCTATTAATtctataattttttacagtatatttgaaTGAGCATTCAATGCATATTTACAAACAGACATGAAACTTAAATTCATTTCATGCTTTTTCTCCACATTTGATTTCTTGgattatattatttatgaaatgcaCAACAGAAATCAGAtgcaaatgcagtttttttttcttgtaaaaaccTCTTTGAATacattgttaaactttttttttcacatttttaagtcattgcgagttaaattatattaaactgaAAATCTAGTGTCTTGAATCTTGAAAAAGTGAAGCTGAAATTGGTATATTATAGTCGAATATAAATTGGTATagtcaataccacgactgaggtgcccttgagcaaggcaccgaacccccaactgctcctcgggcgccgcagcataaatggctgcccactgctccgggtgtgtgttcacggtgtgtgtgtgttcactgctgtgtgtgtgcacgttggatggcttaaatgcagagcacaaattccgagtatggatcaccatacttggctgtatgtcacttcacttttttAAATTGGTTATTTTGATAAGTTATGGTAATGGATATGTTGCCATCAGTAGACTGTGTGTTGAAATATTCATCTGTTTCTCGTGTGTTTTATGGCTCGTGTTTATTGTCAGAATATGGCCAAGGCAGATATTGAGATGGACATTCAGAGACACGAGGACTCGGCGGGAGGAAGACATGATGATGAAGGGCCGCTGATCAAGTACTACCGCGCCAGTGAGGTCCTGCCGGGCCCCGTGCCGGCGCTGCAGAGGCTCCTCAGGAAGGGCCCAGCCACCTGCGCCGTGAGACCCTCACACATTCACTGTGCATGAGCACTCGACTATAATAACCAATCAACGTTTGGCAAAGcaacggttgctagggtgtttgaagtggttgctagggcattgctatgtgcttttgtttaattaaaagtgttttattttaggtGCACAAAGTGAGAACAGGCTGAAGGCTGACGTTAGATTTAGCGTTAGTCAGAAATATttggtgagaaaaaaaaaaaagaaaaaaaagtacccAGTTTGTAAACTAGTGATCTGCAATTGTTGCCTTAAAGAGATTAATTTAACTCATAAAAGTTAGTTTGTTGGTATAAATGA is drawn from Onychostoma macrolepis isolate SWU-2019 chromosome 16, ASM1243209v1, whole genome shotgun sequence and contains these coding sequences:
- the LOC131521198 gene encoding membrane-spanning 4-domains subfamily A member 4D, whose translation is MRYTFKPDDCMVISIPLGNLRNTRDGQLMPEKFTCVFKDTYKVFLKGRPKELGAAQLSIGVFVICIGSLITLEYSPYHLMYILPSALFIASGILTFAAGHSPFMPVVKLSFIFNIISLFWSIAAMVICSLLEGGRWNDNNSPDDNTRRNMFVGLKVVIGVLCGFELILAVILIYWESKAVCRSHFNTLPLITIKQDV